From Deinococcus planocerae, one genomic window encodes:
- a CDS encoding DinB family protein: protein MNEPTLLLESFRRNGRVNGMLLSALTPADFDLSDGQGGWTVERHLRHMAGFRVGWLWNLSREHAGPLLDPTQKDADGDPLWRWQNSPPSELAAAFAAGDEAALEAVRSHLASGEPFADPWQEGAYRSNPAHFLQHTIVHDAHHRGQVMALLRLGGRTPEGMEALDEHWAIWRE from the coding sequence ATGAACGAACCGACTCTTCTGCTCGAATCCTTCCGCCGCAACGGGCGCGTCAACGGGATGCTGCTGAGCGCCCTGACGCCCGCCGATTTCGACCTGAGTGACGGCCAGGGGGGCTGGACGGTCGAGCGGCACCTGCGGCACATGGCGGGCTTCCGTGTGGGCTGGTTGTGGAACCTGTCCCGTGAACACGCGGGCCCGCTCCTCGACCCCACCCAAAAGGATGCGGACGGCGACCCCCTGTGGCGCTGGCAGAACAGCCCCCCGTCAGAACTGGCGGCGGCCTTTGCCGCTGGAGACGAGGCCGCCCTGGAGGCGGTGCGGTCCCACCTGGCGTCGGGAGAGCCCTTCGCCGATCCCTGGCAGGAGGGCGCGTACCGGTCGAATCCCGCCCACTTCCTCCAGCACACCATCGTCCACGACGCGCACCACCGGGGGCAGGTCATGGCCCTGCTGCGCCTGGGCGGGCGCACCCCCGAGGGGATGGAGGCGCTCGACGAGCACTGGGCCATCTGGCGGGAATAG
- a CDS encoding (4Fe-4S)-binding protein, producing MTQPQPTPGGDDLLRGKAYTGEGVTVSYDAPRCVHVANCVRGLPEVFRPRERPWIRLWNEGDAERVAAVVRTCPTGALHYALEHGPPEAPEVPTTITPVPDGPLALRGDLRIQTPDGEVREVRAALCRCGASENKPFCNGAHAKIGWKSGGATSPEQRGDDEHGEGQRADGARDSQETSSQEN from the coding sequence ATGACGCAGCCCCAGCCCACCCCCGGCGGCGACGACCTCCTGCGCGGCAAGGCCTACACCGGAGAGGGCGTGACCGTCTCCTACGACGCGCCCCGCTGCGTCCACGTCGCCAACTGCGTGCGGGGTCTCCCCGAGGTGTTCCGCCCCCGCGAGCGCCCCTGGATTCGGCTCTGGAACGAGGGCGACGCCGAGCGGGTGGCCGCGGTCGTCCGCACCTGCCCGACGGGGGCGCTGCACTACGCGCTCGAACACGGCCCGCCGGAGGCGCCCGAGGTTCCGACGACCATCACCCCCGTGCCCGACGGTCCCCTCGCCCTGCGCGGCGACCTTCGTATCCAGACCCCGGACGGCGAGGTGCGGGAGGTGCGCGCCGCCCTGTGCCGCTGCGGCGCGAGCGAGAACAAGCCCTTTTGCAACGGCGCCCACGCGAAGATCGGCTGGAAGAGCGGGGGAGCGACCTCGCCCGAACAGCGAGGCGACGACGAGCACGGGGAGGGGCAGCGGGCGGACGGGGCGCGGGATTCACAGGAAACCTCCTCACAGGAAAACTAG
- a CDS encoding thymidine phosphorylase encodes MTSFNVPDLIRKKRDGEPHTRAELDHLVLGYTRGEVPDYQVSAWLMAVYLRGMSPQETADLTLVMAASGDELDLTGLPRTVDKHSTGGVGDKTSLILTPMLAALGLTVAKMSGRGLAHTGGTIDKLESFPGWTPELPEERFLAQAREIGLALVGQSRDLAPADGKLYALRDVTATVDCLPLIASSIMSKKLASGAHTVVLDVKVGAGAFMRTLDDGRALARAMVDIGTRASRLVRAVLTDMDAPLGHMAGNSLEVQEALATLRGEGPEDLTELCVALAVEALAAYGEDAGQAEARARATLTDGSALAKFRAFIAAQGGDASLVDEPARLDVAPGRAEVVAPSSGFVAGIDALAVGRAVLALGGGRHLLGETIDHGVGVELLKKPGERVEAGEAALRLYHRGGRGLETARALLTAGLSVSETAPAPQPLILGRES; translated from the coding sequence ATGACCTCCTTCAACGTCCCCGACCTGATCCGCAAGAAGCGCGACGGGGAGCCGCACACCCGCGCCGAACTCGACCACCTCGTGCTGGGCTACACGCGCGGCGAGGTGCCCGACTACCAGGTCAGCGCGTGGCTGATGGCCGTGTACCTGCGCGGCATGAGCCCGCAGGAGACCGCCGACCTGACCCTGGTGATGGCCGCCTCGGGTGACGAGCTGGACCTCACCGGGTTGCCGCGCACCGTGGACAAGCACTCGACGGGCGGCGTGGGCGACAAGACCAGCCTGATCCTCACGCCGATGCTCGCGGCCCTGGGCCTGACCGTCGCCAAGATGAGCGGGCGGGGACTGGCGCACACGGGCGGCACCATCGACAAGCTCGAAAGCTTCCCCGGCTGGACCCCCGAGCTGCCCGAGGAACGCTTCCTGGCGCAGGCCCGCGAGATTGGCCTCGCGCTCGTGGGGCAGTCGAGGGACCTCGCGCCCGCCGACGGCAAGCTCTATGCCCTGCGCGACGTGACGGCGACCGTGGACTGCCTGCCGTTGATCGCCAGTTCCATCATGAGCAAGAAGCTCGCCTCGGGGGCGCACACGGTCGTCCTCGACGTGAAGGTGGGGGCCGGGGCCTTCATGCGGACCCTCGACGACGGGCGGGCCCTGGCGCGGGCGATGGTGGACATCGGCACGCGGGCGTCCCGACTGGTGCGGGCGGTCCTGACCGATATGGACGCGCCGCTGGGCCACATGGCCGGAAACAGCCTGGAGGTGCAAGAGGCGCTGGCGACGTTGCGCGGCGAGGGCCCGGAGGACCTCACCGAACTGTGCGTGGCCCTCGCGGTGGAGGCGCTGGCGGCGTACGGCGAGGACGCGGGGCAGGCGGAGGCCCGCGCCCGCGCAACGCTCACGGACGGCTCGGCCCTCGCCAAGTTCCGCGCCTTCATCGCGGCGCAGGGCGGGGACGCGTCCCTGGTGGACGAGCCCGCCCGGCTCGACGTGGCGCCCGGACGCGCGGAGGTCGTGGCCCCCTCCTCCGGCTTCGTGGCGGGCATCGACGCGCTGGCGGTGGGCCGGGCGGTCCTCGCCCTCGGCGGCGGGCGCCATCTCTTGGGCGAGACCATCGACCACGGGGTGGGGGTGGAGCTGCTGAAAAAGCCCGGCGAGAGGGTGGAGGCCGGGGAAGCCGCGCTGCGCCTCTACCACCGGGGCGGGCGGGGGCTGGAGACGGCGCGGGCGCTGCTTACGGCGGGGCTGAGCGTGTCGGAGACGGCTCCGGCGCCTCAGCCGCTCATCCTGGGGCGGGAGAGCTGA
- a CDS encoding phosphotransferase family protein, which yields MLSPFVSDAVRVSFPQRPDLAVTPAGEGDYCRAFLVDHTWIFLFAKHPFASACLERVARVLPPLAEGSPLPVPVAEYHGSVAGVGYIGYRRLPGDELTAERFAALTPGQRNALAEMLGAFFRHLHAFAPARATSLGVPVSEYPFAMQDDALLPGPAKELYRRDLETFATWPGAEAALVGGLERALDGYLRFARAWSPPLVLLHNEVSADHVLYDPSTGRPSAVIDFNGMIVGRPARDFLYLYGEYGPDFAAEVLRAYGRLPPGEALEELRFLHLWHVLARLLWAVEHGYAARAEWLQGQLDTLLAESALDGVS from the coding sequence ATGCTGTCACCTTTCGTTTCCGACGCCGTGCGGGTCTCTTTCCCGCAGCGGCCCGACCTCGCCGTCACCCCTGCGGGCGAGGGCGACTACTGCCGCGCCTTCCTGGTGGACCACACTTGGATTTTTCTGTTCGCCAAACACCCGTTCGCCTCGGCGTGTCTGGAGCGGGTGGCGCGGGTGCTGCCCCCCCTGGCGGAGGGCTCCCCGCTGCCCGTTCCGGTGGCGGAGTACCACGGTTCGGTCGCTGGTGTCGGGTACATCGGCTACCGCCGCCTGCCCGGCGACGAACTCACGGCGGAACGCTTCGCGGCCTTGACTCCGGGCCAGCGGAACGCCTTGGCGGAGATGTTGGGCGCGTTCTTCCGGCACCTGCACGCCTTTGCCCCTGCGCGGGCCACCTCCCTGGGCGTTCCCGTCAGCGAGTATCCCTTCGCCATGCAGGATGACGCGTTGCTCCCGGGCCCGGCGAAGGAACTGTACCGGCGCGACCTGGAGACGTTCGCAACGTGGCCAGGGGCGGAGGCGGCCCTGGTGGGCGGGCTGGAGCGCGCGCTGGACGGGTATCTGCGGTTTGCCCGCGCGTGGTCTCCTCCCCTGGTGCTCCTGCACAACGAGGTGTCGGCTGATCACGTCCTGTACGATCCATCCACCGGACGACCGTCGGCGGTCATCGACTTCAACGGGATGATCGTGGGGCGGCCCGCCCGCGATTTCCTGTACCTGTATGGGGAGTACGGCCCCGACTTTGCCGCCGAGGTGCTGCGGGCCTACGGGCGCCTGCCGCCCGGAGAGGCGTTGGAGGAACTGCGTTTCCTGCACCTGTGGCACGTCCTGGCGCGGCTGCTGTGGGCTGTGGAGCACGGCTACGCGGCGAGGGCGGAGTGGTTGCAGGGGCAACTGGACACCCTGCTTGCCGAATCCGCCCTTGACGGCGTTTCTTAA
- the accD gene encoding acetyl-CoA carboxylase, carboxyltransferase subunit beta encodes MALDRFFRRRRPQPQAGADVPDLWTQCPACKEGLYNRELEASRFVCPKCGHHLRLDAGKRVEVLLDPGTFVQLSGRVHPTDPLHFEDTEPYAVRLARAQAKTGRPDAILTGTGTVEGLPVTLAVMDFAFSGGSMGSVVGEEISRAAEHAASHGTPFVLVAASGGARMQESALSLMQMAKTTVALEGLSARGLPYVSVLTDPTTGGVTASFATVADVILAEPGALIGFAGPRVIQQTIRQHLPEGFQRAEFLMEHGMIDDVVDRREHRAYLARLLGVLTRREVSA; translated from the coding sequence ATGGCGCTCGACCGTTTTTTTCGCAGACGCCGCCCGCAGCCGCAAGCGGGGGCCGACGTGCCGGACCTGTGGACCCAGTGCCCCGCCTGCAAGGAAGGGCTCTATAACCGTGAGCTGGAGGCCAGCCGCTTCGTCTGCCCCAAGTGCGGGCATCACCTGCGGCTGGACGCGGGCAAGCGGGTGGAGGTTCTCCTCGACCCCGGCACTTTTGTGCAGCTCTCGGGCCGCGTCCACCCCACCGACCCCCTGCACTTCGAGGACACCGAGCCCTACGCGGTGCGCCTCGCCCGCGCCCAGGCCAAGACCGGGCGCCCCGACGCGATCCTGACGGGCACGGGCACCGTCGAGGGCCTGCCCGTCACCCTCGCCGTGATGGACTTCGCCTTCAGCGGCGGCAGCATGGGGAGCGTGGTGGGCGAGGAGATTTCCCGCGCCGCCGAGCACGCCGCCTCGCACGGCACGCCCTTCGTCCTCGTCGCGGCGAGCGGCGGGGCGCGGATGCAGGAGAGTGCCCTGTCGCTGATGCAGATGGCGAAGACGACGGTGGCGCTCGAAGGCCTCTCGGCGCGGGGCCTGCCCTACGTCAGCGTGCTCACCGACCCGACGACCGGGGGCGTGACGGCGAGCTTCGCCACGGTGGCGGACGTGATCCTGGCCGAGCCGGGGGCCCTCATCGGCTTCGCGGGGCCGCGGGTGATCCAGCAGACGATCCGCCAGCACCTGCCGGAGGGCTTCCAGCGCGCCGAGTTCCTGATGGAGCACGGCATGATCGACGACGTGGTGGACCGCCGCGAGCACCGCGCCTACCTCGCCCGGCTGCTCGGGGTGCTCACCCGGCGCGAGGTGAGCGCGTGA
- a CDS encoding acetyl-CoA carboxylase carboxyltransferase subunit alpha: protein MSPSAAEAVRELEARVHDLEDTARRTGQNLDAAITPLRAEVERLRAAHRAPVSRWERVGLARAPGRPTALDYAERLCTDFTQLHGDRAFGDDLALIGGPARWQGVPVLLLMQQKGRDTKGKIRRRFGMSNPEGYRKAIRLMDLADRFRLPVVSLIDTPGAYPGIEAEERGQAWAIAESIQRMVRLSVPAVCAVIGEGGSGGALAVGVGNRVLIQENAWYSVISPESCAAILWRDAAQAPKAAEALKLTAPDLLGLGIVEEIVPEPPGGAHLDPDAAARALGEAVRRHLAELGGLNEAELKAQRAERFRGLGAYTEG from the coding sequence GTGAGCCCGTCTGCCGCCGAGGCGGTGCGCGAACTCGAAGCCCGCGTTCACGACCTGGAGGACACCGCGCGCCGCACCGGGCAGAACCTCGACGCGGCGATCACCCCCCTGCGCGCGGAGGTCGAGCGGCTGCGGGCCGCGCACCGCGCCCCCGTCTCGCGCTGGGAGCGGGTGGGGCTCGCCCGCGCGCCGGGCCGACCGACCGCCCTCGACTACGCCGAGCGGCTGTGCACCGACTTCACCCAGCTTCACGGGGACCGCGCCTTCGGGGACGACCTCGCCTTGATCGGCGGGCCCGCGCGCTGGCAGGGGGTGCCCGTCCTGCTGCTGATGCAGCAAAAGGGCCGCGACACCAAGGGCAAGATCCGGCGCCGCTTCGGCATGAGCAACCCGGAAGGCTACCGCAAGGCGATCCGCCTGATGGACCTCGCCGACCGTTTCCGGCTGCCCGTCGTGTCCCTGATCGACACGCCCGGCGCCTACCCCGGCATCGAGGCCGAGGAGCGCGGTCAGGCCTGGGCCATCGCCGAGAGCATTCAGCGGATGGTGCGCCTCTCGGTGCCCGCCGTCTGCGCGGTGATCGGCGAGGGGGGCAGCGGGGGCGCGCTCGCGGTGGGGGTCGGCAACCGGGTCCTGATCCAGGAAAACGCCTGGTACAGCGTGATCAGCCCCGAGTCGTGCGCGGCGATCCTGTGGCGCGACGCCGCGCAGGCCCCCAAGGCCGCCGAGGCCCTGAAGCTCACCGCGCCCGACCTGCTGGGGCTCGGCATCGTCGAGGAGATCGTGCCCGAGCCTCCCGGCGGCGCCCACCTCGACCCGGACGCCGCCGCGCGGGCGCTCGGCGAGGCCGTTCGCCGCCACCTCGCCGAACTGGGGGGCCTGAACGAGGCGGAACTCAAGGCGCAGCGGGCGGAGCGCTTCCGGGGGCTGGGGGCCTACACGGAGGGCTGA